In Alkalidesulfovibrio alkalitolerans DSM 16529, one genomic interval encodes:
- a CDS encoding HepT-like ribonuclease domain-containing protein, giving the protein MIRDRHVHLQDILDSIDAIADYTNGISHADFLADAKTQDAVLRRIEIIGEATGRLMHDGHAESHPEIPWARMKAMRNLIIHDYDSVDLELVWNLVEKRLPELRAQIVSLFEDD; this is encoded by the coding sequence GGACATCCTCGACAGCATCGACGCCATCGCCGACTACACGAACGGTATCTCCCACGCGGACTTCCTGGCCGACGCCAAAACTCAGGACGCGGTCTTGCGCCGCATCGAAATCATCGGCGAGGCCACGGGGCGCCTGATGCACGACGGACATGCCGAAAGCCATCCCGAAATTCCCTGGGCGCGGATGAAGGCCATGCGGAATCTGATCATCCACGACTACGATTCCGTCGACCTCGAGCTCGTCTGGAACCTCGTCGAAAAAAGACTTCCCGAGCTACGCGCACAGATCGTTTCGCTGTTCGAGGACGATTGA